GGATGTGCTCGTCGTCTCGTCGGGCGCGATCGCGCTTGGCCGGACCATCCTCGGCCTCCAGTCCCGCGCGCTACGGCTCGAGGAAAGCCAGGCAGCAGCAGCCGTGGGCCAGATCGCGCTTGCCGGGGCATGGTCGGAAGAACTCTCGCGCCAGGGTCTGAAGTCGGGCCAGGTGCTCGTCACGCTCGGCGACACAGAGGAGCGCCGCCGCTATCTCAACGCGCGCGCGACGATCTCGACGCTTTTGAAGCTCAAGGCCGTGCCGGTCATCAACGAGAACGACACGGTCGCCACCTCCGAAATCCGCTACGGCGACAATGATCGTCTGGCGGCGCGCGTCGCGACCATGATGGGATCGGACCTGCTGGTCCTGCTTTCCGACATCGACGGGCTCTACGATGCGCCGCCGGCCCACAATCCCGACGCGAGATTCATCCCGCTGGTCGAACGCATCACGCCCGAGATCGAGGCGATGGCGGGTGCGGCGGCGTCCGAATTCTCGCGCGGCGGCATGCGCACCAAGCTCGACGCCGGCAAGATCGCGACGACGGCCGGCACGACGATGGTCATCACCGCAGGCGACCGTCTCAACCCGCTGGCCGCGATCGACGCCGGCGAGCGCGCCACATGGTTCAAGGCGAGCGCGACGCCGGTACGGGGCTTCAAGACCTGGATCGCCGGCAATCTGGAGCCCGCCGGCCGCATCACGGTCGACGCCGGCGCGGTACGCGCGCTTTTGTCCGGCAAGTCGCTTCTGCCCGCCGGCGTGACGCTCGTCTCCGGCCAGTTTTCGCGTGGCGACACCGTCGCCATTCTCGATGCTGCCGGCGGCGAGATCGCGCGCGGCCTTGTTGCCTATGACGCAGCGGATGCCGTAAGGATCGCTGGACTGAAGACTGCGGAGATCGAAACCGTGCTCGGCTACGAAGCCCGCTCGGCCATGGTTCATCGCGACGATATGGTGATGTCGCGGTCGCTCGATAACGCGCTCGACGCGGAGGAATGAGCAATGCTCAAGACGCATGACAATGCGAATGAGGACATCGTCGCCGTCATGGCTGGCATCGGCCGCAATGCGCGCGCCGCCGCCCGCCCGCTCGCCATGGCAAGTGCCGAGCGCAAGCACGCGGCACTCGTCGCGATGGCCGACGCGATCATGCGCAACGAGCAGGCGATCCTCGACGCCAACGCCATCGACCTCGCCAATGGCGAGGAGGCGGGGTTGTCTGCCTCCTTCATGGACCGGCTCAAGCTGACGCCCGACCGCGTGCGCGCGATGGCGGACGGCATTCGGGCGATCGCCGAGCTGAAGGATCCGGTCGGCGACGTGATGGCCGAGTGGGATCGTCCCAACGGGCTCCACATCGAGCGCGTGCGCACGCCCTTGGGTGTCATCGGCGTCATCTATGAAAGCCGCCCGAACGTGACCGCGGATGCCGGCGCGCTGTGCCTCAAGGCGGGCAACGCCGTGATCCTGCGCGGCGGCTCGGATTCGGTCAATTCCTCGACGGCGATCCACGCCTGCCTGGTCGAGGGCCTGAAGGCCGCGAAGCTCCCCGAGGCAGCGATCCAGCTCGTGCCGACCACCGACCGCAAGGCCGTCGGCGAGATGCTGAAAGGGCTCTCCGGCAATCTCGACGTGATCGTGCCGCGCGGCGGCAAGAGCCTCGTCGAGCGCGTGCAGACCGAGGCCCGCGTGCCGGTCTTCGCGCATCTGGAGGGCATCTGCCATCTCTACATCGACAAATCTGCGAAGCTCGACATGGCGGTGTCGATCGCGGTGAACGCCAAGATGCGCCGCACCGGTATCTGCGGATCGGCCGAGACGCTTCTGGTCGATCGTGCCGTGGCGTCCACCCATCTCGTGCCCATCCTCGATGCGCTGAAGGCGGCCGGCTGCGAAATCCGCGCCAGCGACGAGGTTCGCGCCGCCTATGCCGACGCGAACGCGGCAACGGACGCGGACTGGTCGACCGAATATCTCGACGCGATCATTTCGGTAAAGCTGGTCGATGGCGTCGGAGAGGCGATCGATCACATCGAGCACTGGTCGTCGCACCACACCGAAGCGGTGGTCGCCGAAGACACAGGCGTGGTGGAACGCTTCTTCGCCGAGATCGATTCCGCGATCCTGCTGCACAACGCCTCGACCCAGTTCGCCGATGGCGGCGAGTTCGGCATGGGCGCCGAAATCGGCATCGCGACAGGCAAGATGCACGCGCGGGGGCCGGTCGGCGTCGAGCAGCTCACCTCGTTCAAATATCGCGTGCGCGGCACCGGGCAGGTGCGGCCGTGACATACTTGGCCGGCCTTGGCGCTGCCCCTCATCTGCCCTGCGGGCATCTTCTCCCCGTGAACGGGGAGAAGGAAGCGGCGACGTCGCGGCCAATCCCCTTCTCCCCGTTCACGGGGAGAAGGTCCCGGCAGGGGGATGAGGGGCAGCGCGTCGATCTCAAGCAAAGTCTCCGACCCTGATGCCATCTGGCGTCTCCGCCCAATATCTGCGCATGCCGCACGTCGAAAAGCGCATGCAGGTCGGGCTGTTCGGGGGGTCGTTCAACCCGCCTCATGCCGGGCACGCGCTGGTGGCCGAGATTGCGTTGCGCGCGCTTCGTCTCGATCAGCTCTGGTGGATCGTGACGCCGGGAAACCCGCTCAAATCGGGGCGGGAACTGGCCCCGCTCACCGAGCGCATCGCGAAATCCGAGGCCATCGCGGAAGATCCGCGCATCAAGGTGACCGCCTTCGAGGCAGCCTTCAACGTCCGCTACACAGCCGACACTCTGGCGCTGATCCATGCCCGCAATCCGGGCGTCGATTTCGTCTGGATCATGGGTGCCGACAACCTTGCCCAGTTTCATCGCTGGCAGCGCTGGCGCGAGATCGCGACGACGTTCCCGATCGCCGTGATAGACCGGCCGGGATCGACGCTCTCGCTGATCTCGTCGGTCATGGCCAAGACGTTCGACTATGCCCGCGTCGATGAAAAAGACGCGCCACGCCTTGCCCGCATGCGTGCGCCGGCGTGGACTTTCATCCACGGCCCACGCTCGTCGCTGTCCTCGACGGCGCTGCGGGAAGCGGCCCGGGACTGATCGGCGATTGATCCAGCACGGCCTATGTCTCGGGCCACGCATTTGATGTCGCAATTGCCGCCACGCGTTTGCTTTTCTCAGCGCAATTTCCGGCGATGAGCGATGTGTCCATACAGCCCGCACGAAATGTGGCGTCCACGCCTGTCCCGGAGGGTGCCGCGAGCCCGCTGGCGGTCGCGAGCGTGATCATATCGCTTGCGCTGGTGGCGGTCGGCAACGGGCTGATGTTCGCCTATATCCCGGTTCGCCTGGGCATGGCCGGTTTCGATCCGACCTGGGCCGGCGGCATCCTGACCGGGCTGTCGGCAGGCGGCATCGCGGGCTGCCTCCTGACCGGATGGCTCGTGCGCCGGGTCGGCCACGCCCGCGCCTTCATGATCTTCTCGGCGCTGATCGTGCTGTCGAACGCGGCGGTCGGCGCCGGCGTGATGCCGGTCGTCTGGGTCGCCGCGCGCGCGCTCTACGGCTTCGCCATCTGCGGCATGTTCATCGTAGCGCAGAGCTGGCTGAACGACGCCGTCGAGAACCGCATACGCGGCCGGGTGATGGCGATCTTCTACGTCTGCTACATCGTCGGCCTCGGCATCGGCTCCTACATCATGGGCTGGCTCGACATCTCGGGCACGACCGCGCCGCTCGTCGGCATCGTCTTCACGGCCCTGTCCATCCTGCCGATCGGCTTGACGCGCCTGCCGCCGCCACCGCCGCCGGAAAGCGCCTCGGTGGCGTTCTCGCGGGCATGGTCGATCTCGCCGGTGGGCGTCGCGGGCATGATGGCGGTCGGCGGCCTGTCGATGATGATCGCCGGTTTCGCACCGATCCATGCCACGGCAAGCGGCTACAATCAGGCGCAGGTGGCCACTCTCATGTTCGCGATGCCGCTCGGCACGCTGCTGTTCCAATTGCCGTTCGGCTGGATTTCCGACCGGACGGACCGCAGATACGTGCTTGTCGCAGCGGCGCTGCTCGTCGTGATCGCCGGCATCGCGGCCGGCATTTTCGACGGGCGTTCCCTGCTGGTCATGATCCCGATCTACATCGTCTGGAGCGGCGCGTCGGAATCGATCTATTCGCTCTCCTCCGCGCATGCCAACGACCGCGCCGGCAAGGACGACCTCGTCGCATTGTCGAGCACGATGCTGTTCGCGTGGTCGGTATCCGGGTTCTTCGTGCCCGGCATCGGCACCGTGCTGACGGCGGTCTACGGCACGCAGGCCTTCATGTGGGTCGCGATCGCGATTGCTTCTATCTTCTGCGGCTTCGTGATGCTACGGATCGCCCGCAACTCCCCGGTTCCGGCAGACGAGACAGGAACATTTGCGCCTATGACCGCGCAAGTGCCTCTCCCGGTTGAACTGGGCTTTGGAAACGAGACCGGCCCGTCATCGGCGCCTGCCCGGCAGTGAGCTGTCAGCATGCGCCATTCGGGCGTCTTGAAACTGTGGCACGACTCTGCCTATCTATATCCTGTCGGACATAAACACGTGTCTGACCGGCTTGTTCTTGTTGGAAAGGAAAAACACTGAGAACAGCATTGCGGAAGAAGGCGGAAATCCAGCCCTCCCCGGCCGAGATCGGCGGCATGGCCGACGCGTCTCGCGCCCTCGACATCGTTCTTGCCAGTCTCGACGACTCCAAGGCCGAAAACATCATCTCGATCAACATCCAGAAGAAATCCAGCCTCGGTGACTACATGGTCGTCGCGTCGGGACGGTCCAACCGTCACGTATCGGCAGCCGCGGATCACCTGATCAAGGCTCTGAAGGATGCCGGCCTGGGCATGCCCAAGGTCGAAGGTCTCAACAGCGCCGACTGGGTTCTGATCGACGCGGGCGACATCATCGTCCACGTGTTCCGTCCGGAAGTCCGGGAATTCTACAACATCGAGAAGATGTGGCAGACGCCCGACCTGGACGAGGAAACCGTCCACTAGAAGCCTTTCCCGAAAGGGAAGGCTTTGGGGAAAGGCTGCATGCGTATCGGAGTCCACGCCGTGGGCCGGATGAAGGCCGGCCCCGAAAGAGAGCTCGCCGACCGGTATTTCGACCGCTTTTCCAAGAGCGGTCCATCGATCGGTCTTGAATTCTCGGGCGTAACCGAGATCGTGGAAAGCCGTGCGCGCCAGGCGGCGGATCGCTGCCGCGAGGAAGCCGTATCCCTCGATGCGATGCGCCGCGACTCCGTCCTGTTCCTGCTCGACGAACGCGGAAAGAACCCCTCTTCCGAAGATCTGAGCGGCCGCATCGCCAATTTGCGCGACGGCGGCCGCAAACAGCTCATTTTCGCCATCGGCGGCCCGGACGGGCACGCGCCAACATCGCGCGATGCAGCCGACCTCGTGATTTCGTTCGGCGCCCAGACATGGCCGCACCAGCTCGTGCGCGTCATGCTTGCAGAACAGCTCTATCGCGTCGCGACGATCCTCTCCGGCCATCCCTATCATCGCAGTTGAGCCGCGTCGGTATCCCGCCTTTCCACAGTGCGCGGTTTGACGCGGGGTTTGCGAGCCGCCACGATACCATGGTTGATGGTTCGTTAACGAAGCCGCTCTAGCGTCTGTCCGCAACGAAGCAGACGATGTCCAGGACGACAATGCGCCCAGCCTTCAAACGGGCCGCAGCGATGGCGCTGGCGGCAGCGTTTCTCTTCCCCTCCATCGGGAGCGCGCAGGAAGCACCCGAGCTCGCGACCAGGCACGCCGCGAGCACGCTGGAACTCGAGCGCATCACGCAGGCGCTGACGCTTTCCGAAGAGCGCCGCGTGGCCATCGCCTCCGAAATCGAGTCCATTCGCAAGGACAACGCCTCCATCTCGGCAGCGCTCGTGCAGGCGGCAAAGACCGAGCGCAAACTCAGCCAGGACGCATCCGACATCGCGGCGCGGCTGGAAGGCCTGCGCTTTCAGGAGAGCGGATTGCGCGAGTCGCTTTCCGAGCGACGCGGTGTTCTCGCCGAAGTGCTCGGCGCGCTCCAGCGCATCGGTCTCAATCCGCCACCGGCGATTCTCGTCCGCCCGGAGGATGCGCTGTCGTCGGTGCGCAGCTCGATCCTGCTTGCCGCCGTCGTGCCCGAACTGCGCGGCGAGACGGAAATCCTGATGGGCGATCTGAAGGAGTTGTCGCGCATCGTCGCCACCATCGAGAGCGAGCGCGCACGGCTCATGGCAACCGTCGAGGAACAAGCGTCTGAGCAGCAGCGACTATCACTTCTTCTTGATGAAAAGGCGCGCCTTCAGGCGAAATCCGAAGAGATGCTGGTGACAGAGGAAAGCCGCGCCGCCGAACTGGCGAGCGAGGCTACCACGCTGCGTGAACTCATCGACGCGCTCGAAGGCGAGATCGAGATCGCCACCAAGAAGGCGGAGGAACAGGCGCGAATGGCCTCGCTGGGCGAGGAAGATGGCGCAACGCCGCCCGCCCAGACGCTGCAACAGCCATTGCTTGGCAATTCCATGCCGTTCTCCGCCATGCGCGGGCAGGTCGGGCTGCCGGTGTCGGGCCAGATCGCGAGGCGCTTCGGCGCCGAGGACGAGAGCGGCGGAACGCTGCAAGGCGACATGCTTGCGACACATTCTACCGCAATCGTAACCGCACCGGTGGACGGCTCGATCCTTTACGCAGGACCGTTCCGCTCCTACGGCCAACTCTTGATCCTCAATGCGGGCGATGGTTATCATATTGTTCTGGCGGGGATGGGTCGAATCAGCGTTTCGCCTGGCCAGTCGGTCATCGCCGGAGAGCCCGTTGGCTTGATGGGCGAAGCGAGAGTGGCGAGCGCTGTGGCCTTCGGTGATGGAAGCGCCGGTCCGGAACTCTACGTCGAGTTCCGCAAGGAAGGAAAACCCGTCGATCCGGCTCCATGGTGGGCGGACCGCATTTCTGGAAGGACAGGAAATGATACGTAAGTTGTCGCTTCTGTTTGCCGGCGCCCTGATGGGCGCATCCGCGATGAGCCTCGTCTATGGTTCCGCGGGATCGCCGGCAATCGCGGCGGGTTCGGAAACCTATCGCCAACTGGCGATCTTCGGCGACATCTTCGAGCGCGTGCGGGCACAATATGTGACACCGCCGGAAGAGAAGAAGCTGGTTGAGAGCGCCATCAACGGCATGCTCACCTCGCTCGATCCGCACTCCTCCTATCTCAACCCGGATGCCGCCAAGGACATGCGTGTCCAGACGCGTGGTGAATTCGGCGGCCTCGGCATCGAAGTCTCGATGGAAAACGAGCTGGTGAAGGTCATCGCGCCGATCGAAGGCACGCCGGCCGAGCGCGCCGGTGTTCTGTCGGGCGACCTGATCGCCGAAATCGACGGCGAGGAAATCCGCGGCATGACGTTGTCCGACGCGGTCGACAAGATGCGCGGCGCGGTCAACACACCGATCGAGCTGACCATCCTGCGCGAAGGCGCGACACAGCCGATCAAGCTGACGATCGTTCGCGACGTCATCAAGGTGAAGGCCGTGCGCCATCGCGTCGAAGAGGATATCGGCTACCTCAAGATCAATTCCTTCACGGAAAAGACGCTCGACGACCTCGAGGCGGCGATCGCCGACATCAAGAAGAACATCCCGGACGACAAGCTCAAGGGCTACGTTCTCGACCTTCGCCTCAACCCCGGCGGTCTGCTGGACCAGGCGGTGAGCGTGTCCGACGCGTTCCTCGACCGTGGCGAGATCGTCTCGACCCGTGGGCGCGATCCGAAGAACATCACGCGCTTCGACTCGCGTCCCGGCGATACGATCGACGGCAAGCCGGTTATTGTCCTGATCAATGGCGGGTCCGCCAGTGCGTCCGAGATCGTGGCCGGTGCGCTTCAGGATCATCGTCGTGCGACGGTTCTGGGCACGCAGTCCTTCGGCAAGGGATCGGTGCAGACTATTATCCCGCTCGCCGAGAACGGCGCGCTTCGCCTGACGACCGCGCTCTACTACACGCCGGCCGGCACATCGATCCAGGGCAAGGGCATCACGCCCGACATCAAGGTCGATCAGCCGCTTCCGGAAGACCTGCTCGGCCAGGATGTCTCGCGCGGCGAGTCCGACCTGCGCGGCCACATCAAGGGCAACCAGGAAGATGAGGCCGGCTCGGGTTCGGTCGCCTACGTTCCGCCGGATCCCAAGGATGACGTCCAGTTGAACTACGCGTTCGAATTGCTGCGTGGCACGAAGACGGACGCGGCCTTTCCCCCCAACCCCGACCGGGCCGTCCTGAACCAGTAAAGCGTTCGCGTTCCGGCATCGGGGCCGGAACCGTAGTTTACCCGCGTCGGCGTTCTCTCATCGAGCGCCGGCGCGGATTCACGAATCGCCCACCCGACGGCCTGAACGCGGTTGCCGCTCGTGAGCAAGAACCCCCTCGACAAGGACATCGATCGCCCGCTGGGGCTCGGCGCGCGAAAGCCGGATCGGCAGGGCCCGCATTTGCCGCGCCGGGGCCAGGTGGTGCTGGCGATGGCGGGGCTCTGCATCGTTGCGGTCGCCGGTTTCGTGGCCTTCGACAAGCAACCGCTGCGCACGCCGCCGCAAGTGGTCGTCTCGACGCCTGACGCAGCATCCGCGCCGACCGAAAGCGCTCTGCCGCCGGCACGCACAAGCACATCGGCCTATCCCGAGCGGACGGACAACACCGGTCCCTCGATCATCAAGGTCGAACAGGGCGACGCGCCCGCGAGCAGCGTCATCATCGTGCGCGATCCGTCGTCCCTCGGCCAGGATCTGCGCGTCGCGCACCTGCCGGACCGCGCGCTGATCGAAGACAGCGAGGGTGGACCGCTTCCGGTCCGCGCCGCCGACGGACGCCGTCCTTTCGACGTCTATGCAAGGCCGTGGTCGGGCACGCGCGGCGCGCGCGTCGCGATCGTCATCGGCGGCCTCGGCGTCTCTCAGACAGGCACACAGACCGCGATTTCGCGGTTGCCGCCGGAGGTGACGCTCGCTTTCGCCTCCGGAGGCAACAGCCTCGACCGCTGGATGCAATCGGCGCGGCAGGCCGGCCACGAGATCGTCATGCAGGTGCCGCTCGAACCGTTCGACTATCCGCAGGTCGATCCGGGCCGCAACACGCTGACGGTCGACGCGCAACCGGCGGAAAACCGCGACCGGCTCTATTGGGCCTTGTCGCGCATCACCAACTATACCGGCGTCATGAACTACATGGGCGCGCGTTTCGTCACCGACGACGCGGCGATGCAGCCCTTCTTCACGGAGCTCGCCAAGCGCGGCCTGATGTACCTCGACGACGGCTCGTCCGCGCGCAGCATCGCGCCGGACATGGCGGCGAAGACCGGCCTTCCCTATGCGGCCGCTGACATGGCGATCGATACGGAGCGCGAGCGCGGCGCGATCCTGAAGAAGCTGGACGATCTGGAGCGCACCGCACGCGCCAAGGGGTTCGCGGTCGGAACCGGCTCCGCCTTCGACGTCACCGTCGATGCGGTCGCGACATGGATCCAGGAAGCCAAGCGCCGCGGCATCGAGATCGTGCCGATCTCCGCCATTGCAACCGACCCCGAGAAAGGCTGATCCATGGCGAAGACCAACAAGCCGGTCGATCCCGAGACGCTGCCCTATCGCCCCTGCGTGGGCGTGATGATCCTCAACGCCGACGGTCTCGTCTGGGTCGGGCGCCGCACGCCCGACGACAAGAGCGAGATGGCCGACGAAACCTATCTCTGGCAAATGCCGCAGGGTGGCATCGACAAGGGCGAGGAGCCGCTTGAGGCTGCCAGACGCGAGCTCTTCGAGGAGACCGGCATCGAGAGCGCCGCGTTGCTTGCCGAGACGCCCGGTTGGGTGAATTACGACCTGCCCGCCGAAAGGGTCGGCACAGCCTGGAAGGGCAGATATCGCGGCCAGACGCAAAAGTGGTTCGCCTTCCGCTTCCATGGCGACGAGAGCGAGATCCGCATCAACCCGCCGCCCGGCGGCCACGAGGCCGAGTTCGAGGCGTGGGCATGGCGTCGCATGGAGGACCTGCCGGGCCTGATCGTTCCCTTCAAGCGCAAGGTCTATGAAGAAGTCGTCGCCGCCTTCCGCCATCTGGTGGAGTAGGCGGCGAGCCTCACTTAGTCGTCATCAGCGGGCTCGATGACCTGCCCCTGTTGCGGCTCGCCGCGCTCCACGGCCTCGCCATCGGCGACGTAGCGATTGAAGAAGGCCGGCAACCCCTCGCCCTTGGTGAGATCCGGCGTATTCTGCATGTGAACGTGCAGATGGGGCTCAGAGGTGTTGCCGCTGTTTCCGCAGGTGCCGATCTGCTGGCCGCTTTCCACCGTATCCCCGACCTTTACCTCGACGCTTCCCTGCTTGAGGTGCGCGAGGAACAGATACTCGTCATTGCCGAGATCGAGCACGACGTGGTTGCCGGCAGGCTTTTCGGGGTCCATCTCGCCGATCGGCTGGTCGGGAAGCGCATTTTCCGCAGCGACCACCGCGCCTCTGGCTGGCGCCAAGATCGGCCGGTCCCAGCAATGATAATCCTCCAGAACCAGCCCCTCGCCCTTGTGGGTGGAGCCATCCAACTGGATCAGGAAGTCGGAGGCGAAACGCTGCTCGCTCACGACCGCGTGGTAGTTCAGATTCGGCGTGCGACCGCCCCAGACGACCGTCCAGCGGCCCTCGAACGGGAGGCGCAGATCGGCCTTCGTCTCATAGTCGAGGAAACGCGATTCGGCTGCGTCCTGCGCCGGGCGTACGAAGAAGCCGTAGATGCGGTCTTCCTCGTCGAGCGCGAATTGCGTGATAACCGGGGTCTCGGTGTTCTCGTGCTGCGCTGTGCGCAGGTAGATGCGCAACCCGCCCTGCTCGTCCGAGGTTTCGGACAGAACGCTCGTCTCTTCGCCGACCTGCGCCGCCAGCGTTTCATGAACATCGGCCAGCGATTGCGGCGACTGCAGCGCCGTCTTCATCTCGTCGGACATGCGCTCCCACAGTTCGTCGAAACTGCCCTTTTGAAACTGCTCGGTATAGCCACGGCCCGCTTCGAGCGTCGCATCGTCGGCATAAGCTGCGGTGGTGAGCCAGATCGCGGATGCCGCTGCCAGGACTCCTCGCCGCGTAGCCGCTCTCAAACCAGTCATGTCCATCTCCATGTTCGCGCGCCCCTGTCCCGAACGGGCACGCTACGCGATGGTTTCAGGGAAAATGTGGCTGTACGCCAATCGCCGATCGGCTTTTGCGCGTTCGGGAGCCCAAACGCGAAAGGCCGGCTTGCGCCGGCCTTCATCAAAACGTGCGGGTCCGAAAAGGGCTCTCAGACGGCGTCCTGCAGGGTCGCAAGCTGAGCCAGGAACTGCTCGGCCTTGGTGCGGGTCGCGTCGTCCTGCGCGTCGTTCACGTCCTCCTTGGCGTCCTGGATACGGCGCGAAAGCTCGTCGCGGTCGATGTCCTTCACGCGGGTCGCGGATTCCGCCAGAAGCGTGCAGCCCGACGGCAGGATGTCGGCAAAGCCGCCGAACACCACATAGCGCTCCTCGGAGCCCGACGCGGCCTTCACCGTCACGACACCCGGCTTGATGGTGGTCATCACCGGCGCATGGTTTGCCATGACCGTCATCTCGCCTTCCGTAGCCGGAATGATCACGGACTCGACCTCTTCCGAGACCAGAAGCCGCTCAGGCGAAACGAGATCGAATTTGAAACTGGCCATCAGTGACCGACCTTCCCAGCTATCTTACCGGCGTCCTGCAACTGCGTTCCGCAGAACGGGCAGAACAGGACCGCGTGGTCCATGAAAGCGAAGCCTTCATCCGTCTCGATCGTCCCGACGGTGAGCATCAGCACACCGTCGTCGTTCACGAAAAGCGAAGGCGACGCTTCCTCCGGCAAGCCCGCCGTCACGTCCTCAAAGTCCGCGCAGCAGAAGTCCTCGCCGGAGTCTTCATCCATCGTCAGGCTGCTTCCGCTGCCAGCTTCTGGGCCTTCTCGACGGCTTCGTCGATCGAACCGACCATGTAGAACGCCACCTCCGGGAGGTGATCGTACTCACCGGCCACCAGGCCCTTGAAGCCCTTGATGGTGTCCGCGAGGTCGACCAGCTTGCCCGGCGCGCCGGTGAAGACTTCAGCCACGAAGAAGGGCTGCGACAGGAAGCGCTCGATCTTGCGGGCGCGGGCCACGGTCAGCTTGTCCTCTTCGGACAGCTCGTCCATGCCCAGGATCGCGATGATGTCCTGAAGCGACTTGTAGCGCTGCAGCGTCTGCTGGACGTCACGGGCCACCGCATAGTGCTCTTCGCCGACGATCTGCGGGTCGAGCATGCGCGACGTGGAGTCGAGCGGATCGACGGCCGGGTAGATGCCCTTTTCGGCGATCGAGCGGTTCAGCGTCGTCGTTGCGTCCAGATGGGCGAACGAGGTTGCCGGCGCCGGATCGGTCAAGTCGTCGGCGGGCACGTAGATGGCCTGCACGGACGTGATCGAGCCCTTGGTCGTCGTGGTGATGCGCTCCTGCAGGGCGCCCATGTCGGTCGCCAGCGTCGGCTGATAGCCCACGGCCGAAGGAATACGGCCGAGAAGCGCGGACACTTCCGAACCCGCCTGCGTGAAGCGGAAGATGTTGTCGACGAAGAACAGAACGTCCTGGCCTTGGTCGCGGAAATATTCGGCGACGGTCAGACCGGTCAGACCGACGCGCGCGCGCGCACCGGGCGGCTCGTTCATCTGGCCGTAGACGAGTGCGGCCTTGGAGCCTTCGCCGCCGCCCTTCTTGTTGACGCCCGATTCGATGAACTCGTGATAGAGATCGTTGCCTTCGCGGGTGCGCTCGCCAACGCCGGCGAACACCGAGTAGCCGCCATGGGCCTTCGCGATGTTGTTGATCAGTTCCTGGATCAGAACGGTCTTGCCGACGCCCGCGCCGCCGAACAGGCCGATCTTGCCGCCCTTGGCGTAAGGAGCCAGAAGATCGATGACCTTGATACCGGTGACGAGGATAGCCGAGTCCGTCGACTGCTCGACATATTCGGGAGCCGGTGCGTGGATCGGACGCATCTCGACGCCGTGGACCGGGCCTTCCTCGTCGATCGGCTCGCCGATGACGTTGATGATGCGGCCCAGCATTTCGGGTCCGACCGGCACCGTGATGGGTGCGCCGGTATCGGTGACCTTCTGGCCGCGAACGAGACCTTCGGTCGAGTCCATCGCGATGCAGCGAACGGTGTTCTCACCGAGATGCTGCGCCACTTCGAGAACGAGGCGGACGCCCTGATTGTCGGTTTCGACCGCGTTCAGGATCGCCGGCAACTGGCCTTCATCGAACGACACGTCGACGACGGCGCCGATGACCTGGCGAAGCTGGCCGACTGCGCCGGTCGCGGCTGCGCGCGCGGCAGGTGCCTTGGCCGCTGCGGCCTTGGGAGCCGCTGCCTTGGCGGGAGCGGCCTTCTTGACTGCCGGTGCCTGTGCAGCCGCTGCCTTGGGGGCAGCCGCCTTGGGCTCTGCTGCGGCCTTGGCGGCTGCCGCCGGGGCCTTCTTGGGGGTAGCTGCTTTAGCCATCGTGAATACCCTCTTCAGTGTTCCTGTTACGCGTCGGGGAAACGATCAGGGTCTGCGCCCTGCCGCCTCCCGACGACTAGAGCGCCTCGGCGCCCGAAATGATCTCGATCAGTTCCTTGGTAATCTGCGCCTGGCGCTGACGGTTGTAGGTGATCGAGAGCTTGTTGATCATGTCGCCGGCATTGCGCGTGGCGTTGTCCATCGCGGTCATCTTCGCGCCCATCTCGCCGGCAGCGTTTTCGAGCAACGCCCGGAAAATCTGCACCGAAATGTTGCGCGGAATCAGGTCGGCGAGGATTTCGCCCGCATCCGGCTCGTATTCGTAGACCGCACCCGCACCGCTGGTCTCCTCGACCGCCGCAGGGGCTGCCGCCGGAATGATC
This portion of the Mesorhizobium sp. CAU 1732 genome encodes:
- the proB gene encoding glutamate 5-kinase, whose translation is MNTLSSFNRITVKIGSALLVDRKAGLKREWLASLVADVADLSSKGADVLVVSSGAIALGRTILGLQSRALRLEESQAAAAVGQIALAGAWSEELSRQGLKSGQVLVTLGDTEERRRYLNARATISTLLKLKAVPVINENDTVATSEIRYGDNDRLAARVATMMGSDLLVLLSDIDGLYDAPPAHNPDARFIPLVERITPEIEAMAGAAASEFSRGGMRTKLDAGKIATTAGTTMVITAGDRLNPLAAIDAGERATWFKASATPVRGFKTWIAGNLEPAGRITVDAGAVRALLSGKSLLPAGVTLVSGQFSRGDTVAILDAAGGEIARGLVAYDAADAVRIAGLKTAEIETVLGYEARSAMVHRDDMVMSRSLDNALDAEE
- a CDS encoding glutamate-5-semialdehyde dehydrogenase; this translates as MLKTHDNANEDIVAVMAGIGRNARAAARPLAMASAERKHAALVAMADAIMRNEQAILDANAIDLANGEEAGLSASFMDRLKLTPDRVRAMADGIRAIAELKDPVGDVMAEWDRPNGLHIERVRTPLGVIGVIYESRPNVTADAGALCLKAGNAVILRGGSDSVNSSTAIHACLVEGLKAAKLPEAAIQLVPTTDRKAVGEMLKGLSGNLDVIVPRGGKSLVERVQTEARVPVFAHLEGICHLYIDKSAKLDMAVSIAVNAKMRRTGICGSAETLLVDRAVASTHLVPILDALKAAGCEIRASDEVRAAYADANAATDADWSTEYLDAIISVKLVDGVGEAIDHIEHWSSHHTEAVVAEDTGVVERFFAEIDSAILLHNASTQFADGGEFGMGAEIGIATGKMHARGPVGVEQLTSFKYRVRGTGQVRP
- a CDS encoding nicotinate-nucleotide adenylyltransferase, which codes for MPHVEKRMQVGLFGGSFNPPHAGHALVAEIALRALRLDQLWWIVTPGNPLKSGRELAPLTERIAKSEAIAEDPRIKVTAFEAAFNVRYTADTLALIHARNPGVDFVWIMGADNLAQFHRWQRWREIATTFPIAVIDRPGSTLSLISSVMAKTFDYARVDEKDAPRLARMRAPAWTFIHGPRSSLSSTALREAARD
- a CDS encoding MFS transporter, which codes for MSDVSIQPARNVASTPVPEGAASPLAVASVIISLALVAVGNGLMFAYIPVRLGMAGFDPTWAGGILTGLSAGGIAGCLLTGWLVRRVGHARAFMIFSALIVLSNAAVGAGVMPVVWVAARALYGFAICGMFIVAQSWLNDAVENRIRGRVMAIFYVCYIVGLGIGSYIMGWLDISGTTAPLVGIVFTALSILPIGLTRLPPPPPPESASVAFSRAWSISPVGVAGMMAVGGLSMMIAGFAPIHATASGYNQAQVATLMFAMPLGTLLFQLPFGWISDRTDRRYVLVAAALLVVIAGIAAGIFDGRSLLVMIPIYIVWSGASESIYSLSSAHANDRAGKDDLVALSSTMLFAWSVSGFFVPGIGTVLTAVYGTQAFMWVAIAIASIFCGFVMLRIARNSPVPADETGTFAPMTAQVPLPVELGFGNETGPSSAPARQ
- the rsfS gene encoding ribosome silencing factor; protein product: MADASRALDIVLASLDDSKAENIISINIQKKSSLGDYMVVASGRSNRHVSAAADHLIKALKDAGLGMPKVEGLNSADWVLIDAGDIIVHVFRPEVREFYNIEKMWQTPDLDEETVH
- the rlmH gene encoding 23S rRNA (pseudouridine(1915)-N(3))-methyltransferase RlmH; the protein is MRIGVHAVGRMKAGPERELADRYFDRFSKSGPSIGLEFSGVTEIVESRARQAADRCREEAVSLDAMRRDSVLFLLDERGKNPSSEDLSGRIANLRDGGRKQLIFAIGGPDGHAPTSRDAADLVISFGAQTWPHQLVRVMLAEQLYRVATILSGHPYHRS